TTTTACCCAGATCTGATCCTGGTACCATGCTGCCATCATATCTGTACGTGTACGCAGCTGCGCAAGCACTTTGATGTCAGCGGGCAATAATGTAATTACACTTTCAGTCATCAGTTAGTCTGCATGATCTTTTCCCACAATTGATCTATCGGTGCTAATACAAAGTTCTTCTGTGTATCGTTATTGATCCATTCGCAGCGGTCATTAAGGTAGCGAAGCCTGTCTTTGATCAGTGCTCTTTCGGCAGGAGAGGTGTCAGCAGCTTCCCATTGTGTGGTCATGTGCTGTACTTCCTTATAGATAGCATCTGCATCAGGTGCACTGTTGATAACGGCTCTTGGGTGAGCGCCGGGTTGTTGCTCATCGTTTGCCACAAGGGCAGTATTGACGATGGCCGCAATGAGTTCCTGCTGTTCTTCTGTATCCCAGATATAACGCAGCACCCACATATCCGAGAGGATAGCGGTATTTCTTTTGCAGAGGACAGCGCTGGCAGCAATGAGGCGTTGTAATTTCACGGCTCTTCTGTCAGAGATCTGGATACCTGCATTGCGCAGTTGTTGTATCAAAGTGATATAGGCTGCTCTGATACCAGAGAGGTCTATGGTGGTGGTAATGTTTTGCAGGGTTCTTACATCATCCGCACTGATCCTGGGAGGTGTAGCGCTATCCGATTGCTCCAGTTTCCAGCCTGCCTGCAATACCTTTTCCAGGTCCGCAGGATCTACGTTGTCACAATGTACCCTGAGCAGGAAACGGTCAAAGAGCGCCTGCAGTGCTTCATCTTCGGGCAGGTGGTTACTGGCGCCGATAAAGAGCAGGGCAGGAAGTGCTTTGGTTTCCTTTCCTCTTCTGAATATCTTTTCGTTGAGTGCCATGAGCAGGCTGTTGAGGATCGCGCTGTTGGCATTCAGTAGTTCGTCCAGGAATACCAGGGAGGCTTCGGGCAGCATACCTTCGGTGTTGGTCACGAGGTCTCCTTCCCGCAGCTTGCGGATGTCAAAAGGTCCAAACAGCTCATTGGGTTCAGTGAATCGGGTTAGCAGGTATTCGAAGGTTTTACCTTCCAGTAAGCTGGCAAGCGCACGTACCATGGCACTTTTAGCAGTACCCGGAGGGCCAAGTAAAAAAAGGTTCTCCCTGCCGGCGAGGCAAATGCCCATCAGGTCTATGATGTCATCTTTTCCAACAAAAGTCTTTTTCAGGTGCTGTAGGACATCGTTGAGCTTATCTACCAGCGGGGTTGTGGGTAAGGTCATAATATAAATTCATTAATAACTGTATCGAACTGAGGCCAGAGTATAGCAGCATGTGTTCCCAGGGCTGCCTGTACAAATGGCAGGTTTTCAGGCAAGCGGCATTGAGACAGGTTCCTTGCCTGGATAATCCTGTCAGTATATGCCTGCCTTAATGAAGGATGCTCATTAATGGCAGACAGGTCTACCTGTTCGGTTAAAGGAATGGCGGCGGCTGAAAATGGCCATTGATGAGCGGTTTGATAAAACCGGGCGATCAATGGATCTTCCGGTGAAAGGCCTTTGGCCAGCAGGAACAAATCCGGCAGATAACGCAGGGTCAGGTCTGCGGAATAGATCGCTGCAGCAGTTCTTTCACCTTTATAAGCGGGTAAATGGGTTTCCAGTAATGAAGCGTCCAGGTTGCGTAATAATATGAACTGTACGGTGGTGTACAGGTAGCCTGCAGCCCAGCGTGCTGCTTCCATATCCAGTGCAGGAGCGGTATACGGCATCTCGCGGCAATCATCTTCATAATATTGTTGCAGGTGAATAGCAGCTGTACGCAGGTCGGCTTCTTCAAAAGAGAGCAGATCCGCGGCAACAGTTACATTTCCTTCGTTAATCAGGCCAGATATGAATTCAGTTAGTTCCATTTCAACATTATACCCTTCATATAATATTTAATGAAGATACTAAGGAGATAGCAACTTTACAATAAATATGATAGCCGGATTGTAATTTGTCGATAGCTTTTTTAATTTAGAGAATTAAATTTTAGTGATCATGCATAAGACAATGTTAGCAACAGTAGCGGCTGTTGCACTTTCGACCACGTTATTTGCGCAGACCAAACCCGAAGACACAGAAATGTGGGAACCAGTCCCTGCTGTGGTAACCCCCGGTAAGATTAACACAGACGCACCTTCCGACGCAATTATTTTGTTCGATGGCAAGACCCTGGACCAGTGGGTATCTGTCAAAGATCCTTCCCAGCCGGCAGCCTGGAAAGTATCCGGAGGAATTTTGACTGTGGATAAGAATACCGGAAATATACAAACGAAAAGGTCTTTTACGAATTACCAGCTGCATATTGAATGGCGGGTGCCAAAGAATATTAGCGGTACCGGACAGGGTAGGGGAAACAGCGGCCTGTTTTTGGCTTCCACCGGCCCTGGCGATGATGGTTATGAGCTGCAGGTATTGGATAACTACAATAACAAGACCTACGTAAATGGTCAGGCAGGTAGTATCTATAAGCAAACTGCCCCACTGGTAAATGCCAACAAAAAGCCCGGTGAATGGCAGACTTACGATGTGATCTGGACAGCTCCCAAATTCAACACTGATGGCTCTGTACAAAGTCCTGCCCGTGTGACCGTATTCTTCAACGGTGTGCTGGTACAGAACAATGTAGCGCTGCAGGGGCCAACCAAATACATTGGTAAGGCATCTTACGAAAAACCACACGGTGCCTGCCCGATTAAATTACAGGCACATGGGGACAAGAGTGAGCCGCTGAGCTTTAGAAATATCTGGATCAGGGAATTATAATCTATTAAAAAGCGCTTTTGCCACACCGCAAAAGCGCTTTTTCCATCCACCCCTCAATTTTGCAGCTTCACCTTTATTTCTATAATTTTAAATCATCCATGCTGCAAATTTGTGCTCAATGAAACGACAACTCTACATATACAGTTCTCTCTTTATTACCCTGGCACTTAATATTCCCAAGCTCTTTACGCTGAGAGAAAATACACCTTTAGCGCATTTCGTTCCCTTCAACCTGTCTGAAGTTATTTTCCAAACGTGTTTGAACCTTATCTTTTGTTTTATTATTTTCTTCATTAGTGACACGCTGAAGATCACTAAAGTATTCACGCATTTAGTGAATCTTATCGTTCTCATGATCTTTTTTACCATCGGTCTCACGATTCAGAAGAATCTTTATGGTGCGGGCTATTTCCTGCCGGGGCGTGGTTTAGGGATTAAGCTGATCCTTACCGTTATTTTAGTATTGATAGAGGTACGGATTGTGGATATTCTGCGGCAAGCCCGTCAGAAGGAACTGGAAAATGACCGGCTGCGCAACGCTCACCTCAAGGCTGAACTGGGTTTACTGAAAGGCCAGCTCCAGCCACATTTCTTTTTCAATGCCCTCAGCAGTCTCTCCGGGGTAGTGCGTGAAGACCCTGCAAAGGCACAGTATTATATCAACCAGCTCTCCCGTTTTTTCCGCTATTCATTGCAAAAGGAAGATACGGGTTTGGTTGATTTAAAGGAGGAGATCAGCGCGGTCAATTCCTATGCAGCTCTCCTGAAAATGCGGCATGAAGAGGGTTTTCAATTGATAATAGACATTCCGGAAGATCAGCAGCATCGCCGCCTTCCCCATATGTCACTACAGCCTTTGGTAGAAAATGCTGTCAAGCACAACAAATTACCCCTGGTTCTGGAAATTTCCCTGCAGGAAAAATATTTGATAGTAAAAAACAACCTGCAGCCCGTTCACTTTCCTGAACCCGGTACAGGTATAGGTTTAGCAAATCTGAATGAAAGATATAAGATCCTCCTTCAGCAGGAGATCAGTATCAACAAAACAAGTACAGCATTCATCGTAAAACTACCCCTGCAATAAATACTTATGGCATTACGTGTAGCGATCATAGAAGACGAACCAGCCACTGCCCGCAATCTGCGGCACATGCTCCAGGATATTGCGCCGGAAGTGGAAGTGCTCACTATTCTTCCCGGTATAGCTGAATCCGTAACCTGGCTCAATAACAATATGCAGCAATGCGAACTCCTGTTCATGGATGTGCGGCTCAGTGATGGCCTTTCTTTCGAGATCTTCAGCCAGGTGAATGTCACGCTTCCTGTTATCTTCATCACGGCTTACGATGATTATGCCCTGCAGGCATTTAAGGCAAACGGGATAGATTATATTCTTAAGCCTTTCGATGAAAGTGAACTGAAACAAAGCTTACAGAAATTTAAGCAGTTGCGCGAGCCAGCCAATATTCAACAACTGGCCGCACAATTTAAAACATACAAACAGTCCTTTCTTGTACACAACCGGGATAAGCTCATTCCCCTCACGGCCGCCAGCATTGCCTGGTTTTATACTGCCAATGAACTGGTGTATGCCGGTACGACTGACAATAAGCAGTACATCATTGACTTTACCATGGAACAGTTGCAACAACAGCTGGACCCTGCGGTATTTTTCAGGGCCAACCGGCAGTTTATTGTACAACGCAGTGCTATTCAGGAGGTTGATTTTTATTTCAATGGCCGGCTGGCCCTGAAAGTGCATCCGGCCGCCAAAGAACAGATCCTGATCAGCAAGGCCCGTGTACCTGAATTCAAGAACTGGATGAATGTGTGATTCTCAATCATTTGCAAAACAGTGTTACGTATAGTATAAAATATTTCTATTTTAATTCGTTCAATTGCTTTTATATGAAGAAAATTTATACTAACTAGCACTACCTATTTTTCATTCCCTATAAATTGTGATTCTATGAAAACACACCGTCAGTCATGGCACGTTCGTAAAATGGCGCTTTCCCTTGCATTGATCTCGGGTATGGCCTTAATAGTATCTTCCTGTAAGAAAGATGAAGATGATGGTACTATTTCTACTGAAGAAATGGTTGAAGCCGTTAGTCAGACCTTCACTACCCAAAGTGGTGGTGTTATTAGTGTGACCAATTTATCTTCCGGTATTGTAAATGATGTAAAGAACGCTGCTGCAACAGGCAGATTTGCCGATCAGTGCAATATTCCCCATAGCAAAAACCTGACGGGTGCCAGTGCTGATACTGCCACCAAATATGTCTGGAGTTATGGCCTGAGCGTTAACTGGCTCCTGAATTGTACAGAGAAAGTACCTTCTGTGTTTGATATAAATATTGCAGGTAAAGCGCTCTATGATCTTCCCCGTATGTCATCAGAAGATAGCGTGACTAACAAAATCACGGTTACTAACCTGGAAGATAGTGCCATGTACAAAATGACATTGAATTATTCCCGTGTAGGTACGCAGCAGTCAAAAATTGGCAAGATGCACAAGTTTACCAGTACGGTAACTATCAAGTCTACCAATATGTACCTGAACAAGACTACACTGAAAATAGCTTCCGGTACGGCGACTGTAAGTATCCATGGAGAAGGCTCCGGTGGTAAATCATTTACATTGTCAGGTTATCTGACCTTCTCAGGAAATGATGCCGCTTCCCTGGTGCTGAACGATACGAAGTACACCGTGTCCTGGATCAAATAATAGAAATTTGTGACAACAGTATACAATCAGCCTCCGCCTTTTGGTGGAGGCTTTTTTATTGATGACTGATAAGCAGTTATTTATTCACAGCCACAATAAAGGATTTACATCATTCGTTTATATTAATGTTTTAATATATATTAGCATTCGAAAAAGGGGGGGAACAATAACAACAAACTCCTTTTTCCTATATTCTAAACTAAACAAAATTCATCTATGAAAAGAACGAGCAACCCCTTGTTGCGCAGTAAAACTGCCCTGTATTTCCTGTGTGTAGCAGCAGGTATTTCTGTATTTGCACCAGCCTGTAAAAAGGATGACAAAGAAAGCAGCGCACCAGCTGTAAGCCAGGCAGAAGTAGCCGCTGCAGTGAATACCGCGGTAACTAACGGTGGTGTTGTTGCGCAAACAGAACAGGCTGCACAAACTGCTTCTATGTACATCGCTACACGTAAAGCTGCAAAAGTAACTACCGATGATTGCGGTTATAGTGACAATGGCGAAATCAAGTTTGCAACAGAACCTAATACCGTTCCTTATCTGAGCATCAACTACACTTACGATTTCCAACTGAAATGTGATGCGAATAAGAATTTCCAGGCATTCCATTTCGATTTTGGTGGTAAGACTGTTTATACAGATAAAAAGATGTCTGTAGCTGATACTTCAACTGCTAATTTCGATATCACTGGTCTGAGCGACGACAGCAAACCATGGGTATTCAACCAGACATTTAAAAACAGAGCTGGCCTGGTTTCCAAGGATGCTTCTACTCAATCTTTCTACAGTGTAATTGATTATACAGCAGCAGATGTAACTGTTAGTAAATCAACATTACAGATCGTATCCGGTACAGCTAAATTAAAGATTAGCGGTACAAATGCTGCTGGTAAATCTTTCAGCTACGAAGGTCAGATCGTATATAAGGGTAACAAAAAGGCTGTATTCACTGTCACTGGTGGTAGCAGCTTTGACCTGACATGGAATTAATTTTTCCAACCTATAAAAAAAAGCTCACGCTTATGGCGTGAGCTTTTTTTGTGTCTCATTGCATGCGCGCTTATTTATTCTCCATCACACTAACAGATAGAGGCTGTTCAGTCAGCACATTGTTCCCCACCAGGCCAATCGCCGCCACAGTATAGATTTTTCCTGCGGTGAGCACTACATCACTCTTTGTTACGACTGCTGTACCACTTGTAGCGTCAGACAGTTTCAGGGTATATGTACCTGCTGCCATCTCTTTGAATTCACTCACAGATTTATAAGCGTTGTTGTTGAATAACAAGCTGTCGCTTACAAAGAAATTTACCGCACCTAAATTGGTAGAAGCATGTACAAAGCGGATCTTCGCTTTACCTGAAGCAGGTGCATCCAGGTTGTCTTTCGTCAGGATTCCTGTTGCACTGTTATCACTGGTTTTACCAGTCGTGAACAGGGAATAATTACCACCTTCAAACTTTACCGGCAGTGATAATACTGTGTTACCGGACAGCGCATTTTTGAAGTCGTAGGTTGCTTCGCCATTGGCAACACTCAGATAAGCAGTAGCAGTGTTGTAATCAATAACAGAAGAATTGATCTTACTGTCACCTTTGTATACATTCACATTACCTGCATCGGGGAATACATTCACAATCTTAACAGTTGCATCCGGTTCAATCGCAGTATCGTTGTCATCTTTGCTACAGGAAGAAAAAGTTACAAGTCCTGCAAGTGCGAAAGCGGCTAACAAACGGCTGCTGGCATGATTCAGCATAGTCATATTCGGTCTTTTTTTTAAAATTGAAAATATAAGTTGACTCTGCACCCTAAAAAACATAAACTAT
This window of the Chitinophaga sancti genome carries:
- a CDS encoding DUF4397 domain-containing protein, with the protein product MTMLNHASSRLLAAFALAGLVTFSSCSKDDNDTAIEPDATVKIVNVFPDAGNVNVYKGDSKINSSVIDYNTATAYLSVANGEATYDFKNALSGNTVLSLPVKFEGGNYSLFTTGKTSDNSATGILTKDNLDAPASGKAKIRFVHASTNLGAVNFFVSDSLLFNNNAYKSVSEFKEMAAGTYTLKLSDATSGTAVVTKSDVVLTAGKIYTVAAIGLVGNNVLTEQPLSVSVMENK
- a CDS encoding sensor histidine kinase; this translates as MKRQLYIYSSLFITLALNIPKLFTLRENTPLAHFVPFNLSEVIFQTCLNLIFCFIIFFISDTLKITKVFTHLVNLIVLMIFFTIGLTIQKNLYGAGYFLPGRGLGIKLILTVILVLIEVRIVDILRQARQKELENDRLRNAHLKAELGLLKGQLQPHFFFNALSSLSGVVREDPAKAQYYINQLSRFFRYSLQKEDTGLVDLKEEISAVNSYAALLKMRHEEGFQLIIDIPEDQQHRRLPHMSLQPLVENAVKHNKLPLVLEISLQEKYLIVKNNLQPVHFPEPGTGIGLANLNERYKILLQQEISINKTSTAFIVKLPLQ
- a CDS encoding AAA family ATPase, which codes for MTLPTTPLVDKLNDVLQHLKKTFVGKDDIIDLMGICLAGRENLFLLGPPGTAKSAMVRALASLLEGKTFEYLLTRFTEPNELFGPFDIRKLREGDLVTNTEGMLPEASLVFLDELLNANSAILNSLLMALNEKIFRRGKETKALPALLFIGASNHLPEDEALQALFDRFLLRVHCDNVDPADLEKVLQAGWKLEQSDSATPPRISADDVRTLQNITTTIDLSGIRAAYITLIQQLRNAGIQISDRRAVKLQRLIAASAVLCKRNTAILSDMWVLRYIWDTEEQQELIAAIVNTALVANDEQQPGAHPRAVINSAPDADAIYKEVQHMTTQWEAADTSPAERALIKDRLRYLNDRCEWINNDTQKNFVLAPIDQLWEKIMQTN
- a CDS encoding 3-keto-disaccharide hydrolase is translated as MHKTMLATVAAVALSTTLFAQTKPEDTEMWEPVPAVVTPGKINTDAPSDAIILFDGKTLDQWVSVKDPSQPAAWKVSGGILTVDKNTGNIQTKRSFTNYQLHIEWRVPKNISGTGQGRGNSGLFLASTGPGDDGYELQVLDNYNNKTYVNGQAGSIYKQTAPLVNANKKPGEWQTYDVIWTAPKFNTDGSVQSPARVTVFFNGVLVQNNVALQGPTKYIGKASYEKPHGACPIKLQAHGDKSEPLSFRNIWIREL
- a CDS encoding LytR/AlgR family response regulator transcription factor, encoding MALRVAIIEDEPATARNLRHMLQDIAPEVEVLTILPGIAESVTWLNNNMQQCELLFMDVRLSDGLSFEIFSQVNVTLPVIFITAYDDYALQAFKANGIDYILKPFDESELKQSLQKFKQLREPANIQQLAAQFKTYKQSFLVHNRDKLIPLTAASIAWFYTANELVYAGTTDNKQYIIDFTMEQLQQQLDPAVFFRANRQFIVQRSAIQEVDFYFNGRLALKVHPAAKEQILISKARVPEFKNWMNV